Within the Molothrus aeneus isolate 106 chromosome 1, BPBGC_Maene_1.0, whole genome shotgun sequence genome, the region GAGTCCTGTGCGAGCCCTGGCCAGCCCTTCCAGAGGTGGAGAGGAGGGTACCTGTGCAGGCTCTCCTCTGCTTGCATGTTCAGGTTTCTCTCCTAAAAAGGTGCATGAGCACtggtgaagagaaaaacagatatGAGAAAACTTCCATGCTATATATACTGCTACACTTTCTTTCCATTCAGTAACTCCTTCCATTAAACCTTTTACCATATATGCACTACTTAGAGCTTGTATTTTTAACCACTTCTCACATCATTTGCTGGTGTCACTTGCCCTGCTAGACTGCTCCCTTGGCATCACAACCCTCCTTCAGGAAGGGACTTTGCTCAGCAGTAGAGCAGAGAGGTGGCCTCTCCAATGttttgggaaagggaaatgaggaaaagcaaTCAAAAGGAGCCCAAAGTAATCCCTTGTCTCCTTTTTCAACTGCTTTCTGCTATGATAACAATCCAGGCTGTTGACACTGCTGTTTATATGAGCATGGAAGTGATGAAGGCATTATCACTGTTGGGCTGTAGGTCTTTCCTCAGCagtcaggcaggaggagcaggatgaTTACGAATGGAAAAAGACCCTTGCAAATCACCCATGGCAAAtgtaacagcaggaaaaaagggTAAACCAAATGTAACTATGGAAGTGATACCATCCCCAAATTTCAGGAGTCTCCCTTTTACCTTCAGTTTGATGAACTGAAGCTTTAATCCTGACTGTTAATTCAGACCTATAAAGAAAGACTGCTAAATCCCTAAGAAATATTTGGAGAAATTTAACTATagatttttattgttatttttatttttttgtctcagaacacttgaagaatttattttgttgtaGCACTGAACCTTTTGGAAACAGAGATCCTGTTATAAAGTGAATGTGTAACCATAATAAGTCAGATCCTAAGGTCTCAATTTGGTTTTAGAACAGGCCAAACTCTGATTTCAAAATGAGCTTGTCTGAGAACAGTGACCTCTTAAAAACTGCAGGATTCATACCATTTGTGCTGTGTGATCGTAACAAACTAGTTGTGAATGTGGAGAGAATTCAGAAAAGCTTCGTTTTTTCCTAATGTGAAAGCATGCTTTTTATCCTCAACCTTGCACTATTCCCAGTCTCCTTCTAAAAAGACCTATGAAAGGGAAAGTGTTTTTTAATTGCTATAAAACCTTTTATTAGCTATGCAGGTTTCAGGATTCTGTTTCATTCAGAAATATTAGGCTCAGATAAGCTTCCTGCATCATTTTTCTTTAGACTCTTAGCCCACcatttgtttctgaaaatgtaGCTAACAACATCCAGAGAGGCTGTTATTGTAGCTAACAACCTACAAGGAGGCTGTTATCCCTGTATAAGGACATGTCTTAGGCTACCTTGTTTAAGCTCACTTccctaaaataaagaaaaagcaagtaCTCATGTACTTTCACCATactgttcaaatatttttagTAGTGAGGAAGAATTCTACTTTCACACATGGACGAGCATTTGAAAAGCTATTTAAGAGGGTTTTTGAGGTCCTGTTCCTTTCATGTAATATTTGTCAAAAAGACTGCTTGCATCACTACACTTCTGGCCAGTGCAAAAGGTAATGTGAATATTTGCTGTTGCAGATACGTCACTTCCTAACTATTTTCAACTCCCACTAGGAAGTAAATAGCAGAATGTGAAATACCATGCACTAGCACTTAACAGTGCTAGATTATTCTGTAATTCAGGGCTGCCTGGATTTTTAGATTAGATAGGTCATACAGCTTCTTCCACTGTTGAGCCAGGTCTCCACACCCTATCTGCTTTCTCCAGAGCAGATGACCAGATCAGGTTTTTTGTCCATTTCCAACACAGATGAGCTTCTCATGCACCCAGCACAGTTGATCTGCCATGCACAGGACCCCTGGTACTGCCAGAACTGCTGTCTATGCCCAGCTTGGTTTCTcaagaatgcaaaataaatatggCAATTCCCAGCAATCCATGCTTATTCCAGACAGAAGTCTGTGAGGTCTGGGGAaagagagcagctgggaagaaGCTGATGGTACCAGAAGGTCTTCTGCAGCTTGATctaaaccacatttttttttttcaccaaggTTTGATTGGGTAGAGGCAGCAAGCAGAATGGGTTGAATGGAGAGTCTTGGTTGGCAGCAACCCACCCTTGGCACATGACCTGCCTTCAGGTTCCCTTTAAGTCCAGGCCCCCCTCAGAAAGGATTTATCAGGACTGCAAGGGATAACCTAAAGTTAGAAGCTGGCTTTAGAAGGGAGAGTCAGGGGGAATAAAGCCAGAGACTGGCTAGTTCTCACAGCCCTTAGAAGTGTCCATTATCTGAGAGAACACGCCTTAACACCCTATGTACAAGGCAACCAGCCTTTTGGACTTCCTTTGGACTGGAGGGATGTCACTGTACAACTCCTCATGCTCTGAAACTGAGTCAGGAGTGACACTGGTGTCTATCACCTGACCTCTGTTCAAACACAGCTGGCAGCTTTGATATAGTTTGATTACCAGAATGGAAAAGAACCCAGCATTAGCCATTCGGTCATTATTGAAtgaatcaattaaaaaataatagaaaaagaataCTTTCATCATGCCTCACAGTACTGATCAGCTTGCTCTATCTTTTTTATAAGCTACTTccttaaaagaagaaattaatgtaACTCACTCTGAAGACTGGCATCAGCCATCTGTGAGAAGCAGTTATCACAAACCATGTGTTTCCATATCTCAGTGACAGTTAAAGTCTACAATTTCACACTCTCACTTagtgggaaaacaaaaacaaaacactatGCCCTTTGGACACTGTAATTCAGAAATGTGTCTCTCTTTGACCTGGGAATGCCACGAGGGAAAGCTGAATGTGTCAGTGCTAGTActccacagagaagaaaagcaacagGTAGCTCAAGgggcagcccagcctgcctgcaAACTTCAGAAATCAGCAACTCTTGAATTTGCAAGTGAACATAAGGTAGATGTCTCGTGATTTTGCTCCAGTCCTGTCTCACCTGAGAATGGGAGACAGGGAAATGGTCAGGGAGCCTATAGTGGTGAAATCAGTTGCAGTGGGAAGCAAGGAGAAGACCCTTGTTACAAAGAGGGCAGCTTTTCCTGTTACGTGTCCTGCTACTTCTGTTTTCATCACCACTTTCTGGTCTTAGACTGCAAAGTTACAGTTCACTGACAAGAAGAATTGCTGCACAGAAAATTTGGTAAACAACTATGGGTAGCTCAAGAATAATGTTAATGACAAATTGATAATTAtgaatacattttctttctcgCTAAGGCCAGATATCTATATATTGCAAATCTGTGACCCCAGTCCATCCTGGCCTCCATACTGAGAAGGAACAAAAGACATcattagggctttttttttcttttttatattttttgttaagaaaatagaaaattaccTCTCTTGAAAAAATTATATCACCACCATCCCCCAGCTAATTCATTCTCTCTTAACTTCTTCATGCTCTAGTGATCAAATCATTAAACAGCCCTCATTATTCATTCCAACTTCTGCCAGGGATATGAGCTCTGTATCCGAGAAACACCTCCTCACCATCACAATCATCATAATGACATCTTAGCAAGTTGATACAATTATGCCAGAGAACCATCCCATAATTATACAGTTCTTTAGCTCATTTCTTAGTGTATTCACCATTACTATAATCACAGCAAGTACAGTGCCTTAAATTAGGAACAGGATCTACAGCTAACAGGATGAAAAGTCTGCCTGCTGCAATTCTTCAATTCTTTACAATATATATCTGAAAACTTCTTAAAGTAGAGGTTCATATTTTagcatgtgtttgtttttgaaaCAATAGATATTTACAAACTCATTGTAAGATGCAAATGAAGGATGTATTGTTATGGAGGGAGAGTGTAAACCTCTTCCCCACATAATTTTCAAAGTATTGCTAAAGAACTGGTAGCACTGGGCCTTATTTCCTAACCAGATATTAGGTGtagattttttttgcatatgGTACATATGGACTGCCATCATAAATCATTTTTGCCTTTCAGCTCACAGTGATCACAAAGACAGCTTAAGTAAACCTTGGCAGCCACTGGTGCTTATTTGCCATGAGATCCTTTACATTAATTACATTAATCCTTTACATTGTTACTATGAAAAATGCTCTGGttaaaatatgctggaaaacaGGCAAATGTATACTTTtctaaaaagagaattttcacAAAATATAAACTGAGGAGGGGGTGAAGGAAAGTTAGAACagaaaatccataaaaattaaagaacCAAATAGAAAACCTAGGGCACTTCATGCCTGTGGAAAAAGTAACAGAAGTCTCTTTAACAAAATCAAGCAGACATACTAACAAGCTCTTCCTGTCTATTTCCATTTACCAAATCAGGCACAGCCAAGAAAATGTTGCACTTTGAGATTTCCAAGGAAGGCAGTGAATTATCGGTGGTGGAGCATGCTGAAGTGTGGCTCTTCCTGAAGGTCTCCAAGGCCAACCGGAGCAGGACAAAAGTCACCATCCGCCTGTTCCAACAGCAGCGACAGCCAAAAGGCAATTCTGAAGGAGCAGAAGATACAGAGGATGGGGGGCTGAAAGGTGAAAAGAGTGAGACTTTGATTTCAGAAAAGGCAGTGGACACTCGTAAGAGCACTTGGCACATCTTCCCTGTCTCCAGCAGTGTCCAGAGACTCCTGGACCAAGGCAAGAACTCTTTGGATGTGCGGATTGCCTGTGACCTGTGTCAAGAGACTGGAGCCAACCTGGTGCTactgggaaagaagaagaaaaaggaagatgatggggaagggaaagaaaaggaagctgGAGAGTTCACaggagaagaggagaaggagcaaTCACATCGGCCCTTCTTGATGATGCTTGCCCGGCACTCAGAGGATCGCCAGCACAGGCGGCGAAGACGAGGCCTGGAGTGTGATGGCAAAGTCAACATCTGCTGCAAGAAGCAGTTCTTTGTCAGCTTCAAGGACATAGGATGGAGTGACTGGATCATTGCTCCTACAGGTTATCATGCCAACTACTGCGAAGGAGAGTGTCCCAGCCATATAGCAGGCACATCTGGCTCATCATTATCTTTCCACTCCACTGTCATCAACCACTACCGCATGCGGGGCCATAGCCCCTTTGCCAACCTCAAATCGTGCTGTGTGCCCACCAAGCTCCGGCCTATGTCCATGCTCTACTATGACGATGGCCAGAACATCATTAAGAAAGACATACAGAATATGATTGTGGAGGAGTGTGGCTGTTCATAGACGCTAGTGTGCACAAGACCCTTCTTGTTAAGTAGAAAATGTATCAAAAGCCCAAGAAGAGGAAAGACCAGAcatggtaaaatattttttgagtgAAACAATCATcagaaatataaacaaaaatagaagagagcaagaaaagggagagagagaaaaagaagggaaaaaaaagacttatGGAAGATCAGAAAAGACTTCGGctacaaaaaaggaagaaaatatcaTGAAGCTGGGCTTGAACAAGATAGGTCAAAATGGTGATATGGATTGGGGATTTCCCCTTCCTTTCAGTATGCTCCTTATCTTGTTACATAGTATACTAAACATTAGTTACTACTAGGGGAAGGAAATTCTGTTCCCTCCCTTAGTTACCCATCAGGTCAAGCCATGGTAGCAGCTCATCTAACCTGCAGAAATTTGGAAAGTCCAAAAGGTCAATGAAAAGCCATGTGTATGATCACTGCAGTCACTGGCGCTTTCCCCCCACATTTACAGAGCAACTGAGTAGGTGTATAGTGTTTGTGTTTGTATATATATGGCTATGTATTTATATACACGTCTCTATACATACAGACACAAAACACATACTTAACATTGATCAAGGGTCAATAGTGTGCAGTGTACACCTTCATCTTCTGCActacatttacaaaaaaaaaaaaaagaagaaaaaaggaaaaaagaaaaaggaagaaaaaaagggaacaaaaaattaatgaaagaatAAAAGTTACATTCTGTAAAGGTGCTTACAATGTTAGAACTATGCAACCTAGATGGTTTGAAACTGTTTAcctgcaagagaaagaaaaaaaaaaacagagagacttttttttaaaatggaagtaacttgttttaaaaaaaaaatctttggtgAGAGATACTTGAAAGGAACATGTTTGTCCAGTTGCTGGAGTCAAACATTTctatattttgtaaaaaaaatttttaatcgTTTACTATTTGCACTACAATGGTGTCTGACCTGTCTAATCCTTATTTAACAAATATTTGCAAGGGAGGGTGGTTGGGTGTGGGAGGGGTTGAGAGCTGCACTTATTGTGAGCTATACAAGAACTGCTACAGCACACAAAATagctatttttattataataataattattattattttgtacCTTAAAATGAATAGACACATACACCAAAGACATTTGTGCAAGCCTCTATAAAGTCTGTTTGTGGTTGGTACCATTCACCTGTAATGAGTTAGGGTTTGAATTAAGAGTCAGTGGGTTGATTACATTCAGGCTAGAATATCTGTTAACCAGTTAAATTCAAATAGTGCCctcaacaaaaaaatcaccatttcaAGTAAGCCCAGAAAATCCCTGGGATTTGGATCCAAAGTGCTTGGATCTGAGGTCCATCTGAGCATAATCATACTGTTTTGTATGTACAACACTAAACTCGGCCCTGATGCACAGCAAATGTGCATTGCAGGGAAACAGCTTTGTCCAAgggatatacatatatatgtatatatttctgtatgtatatatgtatgtatacacaAGGTATAAGCACTTCTGGCTTCATTTTACTGTTCTTAAAACAATGAATGTTTGTGTGCAAAGCACAGTATGTTAaaagattttttgtttcttactgCCAAATGGGAGGCTACATGTTCAAAATGGTATTTGTGCAAGAGAAACCTAAAGTGCTGGTATACACTTAAAAAGTGTTGATGTAAAATTACAAGCAGCCTTGGGCCCTATCCACCATTGCTCCTGCAAATATACAGAAAATGGCAATTGTGGTTGGATTTCTGTTTGAAATACAGTCTTTGCTGAAATGCTGGCTTTCTCAACCACCACCCTCTAGCATGACAACTCTTAATGGGTTTGCGTGTTACCTGTAAGACCTAATTTTCAGTGTCAACACCTAACCTGAAGGGTCCAACCCGTAGGGCATAGGTAGatagttgttgttttttaaaaaaatttttgctGTCATATTTAAAAGAATGTTAAACTTACATTTGTCTTTGGGTAGGGGGAGATGATAAGAGGGAATGGGAGAAACCTTTAGGCCCTGTTTACACTGAGTTTGATAACCCTGAGCCTGAAGCTTCAGACTCTCCTAGTTTGCTGAACCAAGCCCCAGTTAGCTGCCTTCTGAGGGGACAGGCTTCTAAATGCCTCTCCTGGAAAGAAGTACTAACACAGCTCCCCGTCTTGCTGAGAGCAcagtctgttaaaaaaaaaaaaaaaagaaaaagaaaaaaaagaaaaaagatagcACAATATAACCCAGTCACACTGGCTAGGGATAGTGTGTTAGCACCTTCATGGCAAGAACCATGTTTAACAGTGTAATCAGGGCCTTCATTTTTTGTCAGCCAAAActgtttgtgtgtgcatgtgtgcgtgtgtgttctctgtgtgtgcagatgTATGTGCGCATGGGCGCATGTCCGTATTTGTATGTATCTAtagagataaaaatgaaaagggaaaaaaaaagaaaaaaaaaagaaagaaaaaaaaatagccctTTCCTCTGTTGAATAGGTATCAACATACATGCGTATAGATAAGTTTTCTATCTAATTTATTCCACAATATTTAGATTGCATAGTACAGCTAATGGGTTATACATTTATGTACTTTTTATACAACACAGTTTTTTTACAGACTTGTTTGCAATTTGCaagaaaaaagttgaaaaaatataattggTTAAACACTAAATTTGTCACTGAAGTGTTCTGTAAAATATCAAGGCTTTctgatttaaattatttgcagaagtttgttgggtttttgtgttttcttcctggGGAAAGTGAGGGATACCAAATGCTAGTAGgaaaattttcaggaaaaaaaaaaggatgcacAACTAATTTATCTTTATAAATTTAATGAAGATCTTGGCCCTGCTTATTTGAAGCATGTGGCAGAATTTCTGTCAATTTTTCTAGAAGCAGAGCCAGCctttggagcagcaggaacagggacacaGTCTGTGAGAGTTGTTGAGGATACCATTTAGTTCATTGGTCTTTGTACTTGGCCTAAAAATTGGGTGCCCCAGAACTCTTATTTATATCATCAGATGTCCCAGAATGGTTACCTGTGTCAACAGGCCCTCTGATGTCAACTGGCCTCCTTACAAGATCAGTAAAACTACTTACATGAGTAAAGTTGTGCCAGGGTGAATGACAGGTTCCTTCTGCTGTGGGCACTATCAAGGGAGAGAAAGGATTCTGAGTGAATGGCACCACAGCCAATGCTGCTTAATCCAATTATTTGAATGAGGCTGTTTGCATCACGGTGGATCTGAACAGAGTAGTAAGGGAAACAGGTCAGATGGCTCACATTGATAAAATTTATTCTCAACAGTGATTACTTAGAGAGCATTGGAGACATGAAATCCCCGAACCTTCCCCTAGATGACAATGGCAAAACTCCCATTGGCTGCTAGCAAAGTTGGTTTAGAAAAACTCATGGTTTTTCTGGCTAAAGGAGAAAgaacctttaaaaaataattctcatcCTGAATTTGATAGCAGATGTAATGTGATGAATAGGGACTGGCCTGAAAAACATGAAACTAGCCTGAGACAACTTCCAAGTGAGGAAAGAATATAGGATTTTAGATATTGTGAGCATGTTTCATTATAGCTACaccaaaaacagaaaaaagttttcaaatCAAGAAGTGTTCCAAGCCCTACTTTTTTAGCTTGCATTTGTATGTGTATGCTGGTCACAAATTTAAAAGATTTCTCCCTCCAATCTCTAGAATCAGTCATGGGGTTT harbors:
- the INHBA gene encoding inhibin beta A chain: MPLLWKRGFLLVLCWIIVRSSPTPGSEGHSSVTDCPSCALATLSKDVPSSQPEMVEAVKKHILNMLHLRDRPNITQPVPKAALLNAIKKLHVGKVGEDGYVEIEDDVGRRAEMNEVVEQTSEIITFAESGTAKKMLHFEISKEGSELSVVEHAEVWLFLKVSKANRSRTKVTIRLFQQQRQPKGNSEGAEDTEDGGLKGEKSETLISEKAVDTRKSTWHIFPVSSSVQRLLDQGKNSLDVRIACDLCQETGANLVLLGKKKKKEDDGEGKEKEAGEFTGEEEKEQSHRPFLMMLARHSEDRQHRRRRRGLECDGKVNICCKKQFFVSFKDIGWSDWIIAPTGYHANYCEGECPSHIAGTSGSSLSFHSTVINHYRMRGHSPFANLKSCCVPTKLRPMSMLYYDDGQNIIKKDIQNMIVEECGCS